In one Bdellovibrio sp. ArHS genomic region, the following are encoded:
- a CDS encoding TIGR02147 family protein has translation MKNVNSCVENPNDNFVEKLKEIFSRRSEKNSKYSLRAFARDLQIEPSLLSKIMRGLYPLTEAMLQRIARRLGLSEEEIANLVQEFRLQNKALEEGKAEKANTFFPIAIDHLKYISESYHIDLLALIETVDFKNDIGWIANRLDLSEEKVKDAFDRLVRLGYIVLNEQKVTLGKPQYSTLGFPSTSDSLKQMQATSLEQAIKALFKVPLNERSQSTLTFAVDMKLIPKIIDEINSFRRKINKLASVEGKRPTEVYHLSLSLYPVTTRNNRR, from the coding sequence ATGAAAAATGTTAATAGCTGTGTAGAGAATCCCAACGACAACTTTGTAGAGAAACTAAAGGAAATTTTCTCCCGTCGCTCAGAAAAGAACTCTAAATACTCTCTTCGCGCATTCGCGCGAGATCTTCAAATAGAACCCAGTCTTCTTTCCAAAATCATGCGCGGTCTGTACCCTCTCACGGAAGCAATGCTGCAAAGAATCGCGCGACGCTTGGGCTTGTCCGAAGAAGAGATCGCGAACCTCGTTCAAGAATTTCGCTTACAAAATAAAGCTCTTGAAGAAGGGAAGGCTGAAAAAGCCAACACTTTTTTTCCAATAGCTATCGACCATCTTAAGTATATTTCCGAAAGCTATCACATTGATTTATTGGCGCTGATCGAAACGGTCGATTTTAAAAATGATATTGGTTGGATTGCAAATAGACTGGATCTATCAGAAGAAAAAGTGAAAGATGCATTCGACAGACTTGTTCGCCTCGGATATATCGTCCTGAACGAACAAAAGGTCACTTTGGGTAAACCACAATATTCCACGTTGGGGTTCCCTTCCACAAGTGACTCATTAAAACAGATGCAAGCGACTTCTTTAGAACAGGCTATAAAGGCATTATTCAAAGTTCCTCTAAACGAACGCAGTCAGTCCACGCTCACTTTTGCGGTGGACATGAAATTGATTCCAAAAATCATCGACGAAATAAATAGCTTCCGCCGAAAAATTAACAAATTAGCTTCCGTCGAGGGAAAACGCCCCACTGAAGTCTATCACCTTTCTTTATCGCTTTATCCGGTAACCACTAGAAATAATCGTCGATAA
- a CDS encoding cache domain-containing protein has product MPLIFQNKMQDRKNSLTKVIDIVTSELQVIQKKEKTGLLSTEQAQNAFKELVQAHRYADKEYIWIHDLSGTMQLHPINTKLNGTSILAMKDPNGNPLFQKMNEIVKKDQAGFHEYLWPKPGEEQPQPKLSYVKLDPHWNWVLGTGVYIDDINKELNSLKKNVGLVYTIISVFSLGLFYLLSSNLVRKIDQLSIDVAATSIQIEGISQSISKSGKEVNLNTEKSNENIQSSLASLKILQEISENNRAQSHNVVHLSKESEMAAKSGYDKLQELNQAVKDLSQTNEKVIDSMAVIDDIAFQTNLLALNASVEAARAGEAGRGFAVVADAVRSLALKSAEAAKDVRTVTEESKIKTEKSVLLAEQGMSDLKSISDSFVRVVEINQKIALASDQQNEGVGRIENDIQNVSATMVDFAKSAQETSVNSYELSAYSKAVIKQINKMTVQLIGKLPERDLKHD; this is encoded by the coding sequence ATGCCTTTGATTTTTCAAAATAAGATGCAGGACAGAAAGAATAGCCTCACAAAGGTCATCGACATCGTCACCTCAGAGCTTCAAGTCATTCAGAAAAAAGAAAAAACAGGACTGCTTTCAACTGAGCAAGCCCAGAATGCTTTCAAAGAACTTGTTCAAGCCCACCGCTATGCTGACAAAGAATATATCTGGATTCATGATCTTTCAGGCACCATGCAGTTACATCCAATAAATACAAAACTTAACGGCACTTCGATTCTTGCGATGAAGGACCCCAATGGAAATCCTCTTTTCCAAAAAATGAACGAGATCGTCAAGAAAGATCAGGCCGGATTTCATGAATACTTATGGCCCAAGCCCGGTGAGGAACAGCCCCAGCCCAAGCTCAGCTACGTCAAGCTGGACCCTCACTGGAATTGGGTTCTGGGGACGGGAGTGTATATTGATGATATCAATAAAGAACTGAACTCTTTGAAAAAAAATGTCGGCCTTGTCTACACAATCATCTCGGTTTTTTCGTTGGGGCTCTTTTATCTACTTTCATCAAACCTAGTCCGCAAAATCGACCAACTGAGTATCGACGTCGCTGCGACCAGCATTCAAATCGAGGGAATCAGCCAGTCCATTTCTAAATCTGGAAAAGAAGTGAATCTGAACACTGAGAAATCAAACGAAAATATTCAATCCAGTTTGGCATCGCTCAAAATTTTGCAGGAGATCTCTGAAAACAACCGGGCGCAATCTCACAATGTGGTCCATCTTTCCAAAGAATCTGAAATGGCCGCTAAGTCAGGCTACGACAAACTTCAGGAACTCAATCAGGCAGTAAAAGATCTTTCGCAAACCAACGAAAAGGTGATCGATTCCATGGCTGTTATCGACGACATTGCATTCCAGACTAACTTACTGGCACTTAACGCGTCTGTCGAAGCCGCTCGCGCCGGTGAAGCAGGGCGCGGTTTCGCGGTCGTCGCCGACGCTGTCAGATCACTTGCCTTGAAGTCTGCAGAAGCCGCAAAGGATGTCAGAACGGTGACGGAAGAGTCCAAGATTAAAACAGAAAAAAGCGTCCTTCTAGCTGAACAAGGCATGAGCGATCTAAAATCCATTTCAGATTCTTTTGTTCGCGTCGTCGAAATTAATCAAAAAATCGCCTTGGCTTCGGATCAGCAAAACGAAGGTGTCGGCCGGATTGAAAATGACATTCAAAACGTCTCCGCAACCATGGTCGACTTCGCCAAAAGCGCCCAGGAAACATCTGTGAATTCCTACGAGCTGTCGGCGTATTCAAAGGCCGTAATCAAACAGATAAATAAAATGACTGTGCAACTTATTGGCAAACTCCCAGAAAGAGACCTCAAGCATGACTAG
- a CDS encoding bacteriohemerythrin translates to MTRNFNFQWDDSLVIGVDTMDQDHQKLIQLMNEVYRLFKKNAAHSDIEKSMDQLGDFVVEHFQREERYFDSLPDYEDGLIHKAIHKKLLARYSSFLEEFKKGKEIKEDFFYFLKAWLVAHIEGVDAKYAEHP, encoded by the coding sequence ATGACTAGAAATTTCAACTTCCAGTGGGACGACTCTTTGGTTATTGGTGTCGATACGATGGATCAGGATCATCAGAAGCTGATTCAGCTAATGAATGAGGTCTATCGTCTTTTCAAGAAAAATGCAGCCCATTCTGATATTGAAAAATCCATGGACCAATTAGGTGATTTCGTGGTCGAGCATTTTCAAAGAGAAGAAAGGTACTTCGATTCTCTGCCTGACTACGAAGACGGTCTTATTCACAAAGCCATCCACAAAAAATTGCTGGCACGATATTCTTCATTTCTTGAGGAATTCAAAAAGGGAAAAGAGATCAAAGAGGATTTTTTCTATTTCCTCAAAGCCTGGCTAGTGGCGCACATCGAAGGCGTTGACGCCAAATACGCCGAACACCCCTGA
- a CDS encoding glycine-rich protein has protein sequence MQRSGGSSFLKGCLIAILAIGLWGCGQMSADFISTLPAFKVALEQTTPEVVIGDRISLHPEGGKGHYVYTILSGEGSIDPQTGEFTAPTNPGTTLIQISDSSGQAIVIEIVVKPPLQITSGSVVIAANNNHTFTATGGIGHPKFTVLSGGGSIDPTTGLYSPQGYTGISTIAVTDAAGTTVLQDITVNSPLKISPMSETMWTLAHTQFQGVDGVPPYSYSMLIGDGTLGVVTGAYQAPASATITMILVTDALGNTAEATVQVQQGVMINPLLATIAVGNQFTLSASGGPAPYVFSISSGSGVLSSAADQTTVTATGVGTLLVQVADAAGNTSEAQLTVNPSLQITPASTSLAVGNSRTFSGVGGVASYSYNAILGSIDNHGNYEAPATSGTDTVTVTDALGNTAMAIVTVNPALSLSPASKTLVTQTSFQFSASGGVPPYTYSSDQGTVASDGTLTAGSSIGSGHVTVTDALGNTSSSSVSLVAPLSLNADRNLIATTNSLTVTASGGLAPYVYAIQSGAGTVNSSTGLYTPSSAGVVVIKVTDALLNVATTSVTVNAALAISPSSSSVNINTTKSFSATGGVAPYIYSLISGAGSMASVTGLYTAPAVTGAAVVNVTDVLGNTSEANLSIVDCVPGKVVFNYTGAVQTFTQPTGCTKVTIKAWGAGGTGGGDMYGMSLGGNAGGGGYATGELNVYSGQTLYVFVGGSAAPGGSAWNGGGFGGVYDLSGGGYGGSGGGASDIRLGDQTLLSRVLVAGGGGGGSVGSENAVGGDNGGPGGGTTGVSGRGMEAFVNVAKGGSQSSGGAGASSADFGTSPSGAFAQGANGAMGDTGIAGGGGGYYGGGGGSIGSGGGGGSSYIAGVQNGSTLPGSGRNPGNMADADRGTAGVGGFRGTAGIPGRVVIYYDF, from the coding sequence GTGCAACGTTCTGGAGGTTCTTCCTTTCTTAAAGGCTGTCTCATTGCGATACTCGCAATAGGTTTGTGGGGCTGTGGGCAGATGTCTGCCGACTTTATCTCGACGCTTCCAGCTTTTAAGGTGGCGTTGGAGCAAACGACTCCCGAAGTAGTGATCGGAGATCGTATCAGTCTGCATCCCGAAGGCGGTAAGGGACATTACGTGTACACGATTCTTTCTGGCGAAGGCAGCATTGATCCGCAAACGGGAGAATTCACCGCGCCCACAAATCCGGGCACAACGCTCATCCAAATTTCCGATAGCAGTGGACAGGCCATCGTCATTGAAATTGTCGTAAAGCCTCCTTTGCAAATCACTTCAGGCAGTGTGGTGATTGCGGCCAATAACAATCATACCTTCACCGCGACAGGCGGCATTGGTCATCCTAAGTTCACAGTTTTATCCGGAGGCGGCAGCATCGATCCGACGACGGGACTTTATAGTCCCCAAGGTTACACGGGCATCAGCACAATTGCCGTGACGGATGCGGCGGGGACGACGGTGCTTCAGGATATCACCGTGAATTCTCCTCTGAAAATCAGTCCCATGTCTGAAACAATGTGGACTTTGGCACACACGCAGTTTCAAGGGGTCGATGGAGTTCCTCCTTACTCCTACTCTATGTTGATTGGCGATGGAACATTGGGTGTTGTCACGGGGGCCTATCAGGCGCCAGCCAGTGCGACCATTACCATGATTCTTGTTACGGACGCTCTCGGCAACACAGCTGAAGCGACGGTGCAAGTTCAGCAAGGGGTGATGATCAATCCTCTTTTAGCGACCATCGCTGTGGGCAACCAATTCACTCTCTCCGCTTCGGGAGGGCCTGCACCTTATGTTTTTTCAATTTCAAGTGGTTCGGGAGTTTTAAGTTCAGCGGCAGATCAAACAACGGTGACGGCTACAGGTGTCGGGACTTTACTTGTGCAGGTGGCAGATGCGGCAGGGAACACTAGTGAAGCGCAGTTGACAGTCAATCCCTCTTTGCAAATCACTCCCGCGTCGACTTCTTTGGCGGTTGGCAATAGCAGGACGTTCTCTGGCGTTGGAGGTGTCGCTTCTTATTCTTATAATGCGATTTTGGGAAGTATCGATAATCATGGAAATTACGAGGCACCTGCGACGAGTGGCACAGACACGGTGACAGTCACGGATGCATTAGGCAACACCGCAATGGCCATCGTCACTGTCAATCCCGCGCTCAGTCTTTCACCCGCGTCGAAAACTTTGGTAACACAGACAAGCTTTCAATTTTCCGCCAGTGGTGGTGTACCTCCTTATACGTATTCTTCAGATCAAGGAACGGTCGCAAGCGACGGGACACTCACTGCCGGATCTTCGATTGGCAGTGGTCACGTGACGGTGACGGACGCCTTGGGAAATACAAGTTCGTCGTCTGTATCGTTAGTGGCGCCACTTTCTTTAAATGCAGATCGCAATCTTATTGCGACCACCAACTCATTAACAGTCACTGCAAGTGGGGGGCTCGCCCCCTATGTCTATGCGATTCAATCCGGTGCTGGCACAGTAAATAGCAGCACGGGTCTTTATACTCCGAGTAGTGCGGGGGTCGTTGTGATCAAAGTAACAGATGCTTTGCTGAACGTCGCGACAACCTCGGTCACTGTGAACGCGGCGTTGGCGATTTCACCTTCATCAAGCTCCGTGAATATCAACACGACAAAATCTTTTTCAGCAACAGGCGGGGTCGCACCCTACATTTATTCTCTAATCAGTGGTGCCGGAAGTATGGCCTCCGTCACCGGCCTGTATACGGCGCCTGCTGTTACCGGGGCGGCCGTTGTCAATGTCACTGATGTTTTAGGCAACACCAGCGAAGCAAATTTATCCATCGTCGACTGCGTTCCGGGAAAAGTCGTCTTCAATTACACCGGAGCCGTGCAAACCTTCACTCAACCCACCGGCTGCACGAAAGTGACCATCAAAGCGTGGGGCGCCGGCGGCACCGGTGGTGGAGATATGTACGGAATGAGCCTTGGGGGGAATGCCGGAGGAGGCGGGTACGCGACCGGCGAGTTGAATGTGTATTCTGGTCAAACACTCTACGTTTTTGTTGGTGGATCAGCGGCCCCAGGTGGCAGCGCTTGGAACGGGGGCGGCTTCGGAGGAGTTTATGATTTATCTGGAGGCGGATATGGCGGAAGTGGTGGCGGAGCCTCTGACATTAGACTCGGAGATCAGACCTTATTGTCGCGTGTTTTAGTTGCTGGCGGCGGTGGCGGCGGATCTGTCGGTTCTGAAAATGCGGTGGGCGGGGATAACGGCGGGCCCGGCGGCGGAACAACGGGAGTCAGCGGAAGAGGTATGGAGGCCTTCGTCAATGTGGCTAAGGGAGGAAGTCAATCGTCAGGTGGTGCGGGAGCATCGAGCGCAGATTTCGGCACGAGTCCTTCCGGGGCCTTTGCTCAAGGGGCCAACGGAGCCATGGGCGACACAGGTATTGCTGGTGGCGGTGGAGGATATTACGGTGGCGGAGGTGGTTCCATTGGCTCTGGCGGAGGCGGGGGATCCTCCTACATCGCCGGAGTTCAAAATGGATCAACCTTGCCAGGTTCAGGACGGAATCCCGGCAATATGGCCGACGCAGATCGAGGAACTGCGGGTGTCGGCGGGTTCAGAGGAACGGCGGGAATCCCCGGCCGTGTTGTTATCTATTACGACTTTTAA
- a CDS encoding methyl-accepting chemotaxis protein, giving the protein MNKHYSIRVKLAVPIILIALFVLGAMTFLMAKNGHETAEQAATEKTVETARAYATEMRLEVERGLDVARVMAHFFESYKKNGYIQREPVTASLKEVLERNKFLIGAWTGWEPNAWDSRDSEFTNAKGHDGTGRFVPYLNWEGGKATLTPLVGYANAGEGDYYLVPKARQKETMIEPYLYPIDGVQVLMTSAVVPIVIDGKFVGAAGVDLPLKELQKKTALIKPFPTSEAFLVTAHGNYVSHPDDKLITKPAIYPFEEEKFKEAIKDGKEVVLTGVDPKDSQEYLYVVSPMNVGHTEEPWALIVRTPTSTVLAAAKSMVWTQVLIAFTGLLFLLAAVVIVAQFISKKVSDLSGKLQNSGDQVSSAIQQLSIAGQSLSQSSSESAASLEETVAALEEMTSMVKMNSDNAKQAASLSSASSEFAVQGEKEMEELLVSMKEISESSKQIEEIINVIDDIAFQTNLLALNASVEAARAGEHGKGFAVVAEAVRSLAQRSASAAKDITGLIKESVDKIERGTVKSAKSGEMLKNIVQSVKKVSDLNNEISAASEEQSTGITQISKAMNQLDQSVQSNAASSEEIAGTADEINSQAQIMKAVVDELKLVVYGTQGELATVHTLTPKEEETSAEKAA; this is encoded by the coding sequence ATGAATAAACACTATTCAATTCGGGTTAAGTTAGCTGTTCCTATTATTCTTATTGCGCTATTTGTATTAGGGGCAATGACTTTCCTTATGGCAAAAAACGGTCATGAAACGGCCGAACAGGCAGCGACTGAAAAAACAGTTGAAACAGCTCGCGCCTATGCGACGGAAATGCGTCTTGAAGTCGAACGTGGATTGGATGTCGCCCGAGTCATGGCTCACTTCTTCGAATCCTATAAAAAGAATGGATACATTCAGCGTGAGCCGGTGACGGCCTCTTTGAAAGAGGTTCTTGAAAGAAATAAGTTTCTCATCGGTGCATGGACGGGATGGGAACCCAATGCCTGGGATAGTCGCGATTCCGAATTCACAAATGCAAAAGGACATGACGGAACTGGTCGTTTCGTTCCTTATTTGAATTGGGAAGGTGGAAAAGCAACGCTAACTCCTTTGGTGGGATATGCCAATGCCGGTGAGGGGGACTATTATCTTGTGCCTAAGGCCCGTCAAAAAGAAACCATGATCGAGCCTTATCTGTATCCTATCGACGGCGTACAGGTCTTAATGACATCAGCGGTGGTGCCTATTGTTATCGATGGAAAATTCGTGGGCGCGGCCGGCGTGGATCTTCCTTTGAAAGAGTTGCAAAAGAAAACGGCTCTGATCAAGCCATTCCCTACGTCTGAGGCGTTCTTGGTAACGGCTCATGGCAATTACGTTTCACATCCCGATGATAAATTAATCACCAAGCCGGCAATTTATCCTTTCGAAGAGGAAAAATTTAAAGAGGCGATTAAAGACGGCAAAGAGGTCGTGCTAACAGGCGTTGATCCAAAAGACTCTCAAGAATATCTCTATGTGGTTTCTCCTATGAATGTGGGCCATACAGAAGAGCCTTGGGCTTTGATTGTCAGAACGCCAACAAGCACTGTTTTAGCGGCGGCAAAATCAATGGTGTGGACTCAGGTTCTAATTGCTTTTACCGGCCTGTTGTTCTTGCTGGCGGCAGTGGTTATCGTCGCTCAATTTATCTCTAAAAAAGTCAGCGACTTGTCTGGAAAGCTTCAGAATTCTGGCGATCAGGTTTCCAGCGCGATTCAACAGTTGTCTATCGCTGGTCAATCTCTTTCTCAGTCTTCAAGTGAGTCTGCGGCTTCTTTGGAAGAAACCGTGGCGGCCCTTGAAGAGATGACTTCGATGGTGAAGATGAACTCTGACAATGCAAAACAGGCGGCGTCGCTTTCGTCAGCTTCCTCTGAGTTCGCTGTTCAAGGTGAAAAAGAGATGGAAGAACTTCTTGTTTCAATGAAAGAAATTTCTGAATCATCAAAACAAATCGAAGAGATTATCAACGTGATTGATGATATCGCATTCCAAACAAATCTTCTGGCGTTAAATGCCTCTGTGGAAGCGGCTCGTGCGGGTGAGCATGGTAAAGGGTTCGCGGTTGTCGCGGAAGCCGTACGTTCTTTAGCGCAAAGATCGGCTTCTGCAGCGAAAGATATCACTGGTCTTATTAAAGAGTCCGTAGATAAGATTGAGCGCGGAACTGTAAAATCCGCTAAATCCGGTGAAATGCTTAAAAATATTGTGCAGTCTGTGAAGAAGGTTTCTGACTTGAACAACGAGATTTCTGCGGCGAGTGAAGAGCAGTCGACAGGAATTACACAAATCAGCAAAGCGATGAATCAGTTGGATCAGTCCGTACAATCGAATGCGGCGTCTTCTGAAGAGATCGCGGGAACCGCTGATGAAATTAACTCTCAAGCGCAAATCATGAAAGCGGTCGTGGACGAGCTGAAGCTGGTTGTTTACGGCACTCAGGGCGAGTTGGCGACGGTGCACACGCTGACGCCAAAGGAAGAAGAGACATCGGCAGAAAAAGCCGCTTAA
- a CDS encoding LysR family transcriptional regulator codes for MKNLYQLTTFVTVISEGSMTAAADKLYLTQPAVSQQIRNLEEDLGVELLVRGVRQIKATPQGEVLYEYAKKIINLTQQAEIAIKSIGAHMKGQLRIGTLNSLGLHLMSPIVGRLMRHNPDLMLKVDYDRGEELIKSYKKGQYDILILPDVKTEFNAELENSEQKFVAKEEMWLVGSSKDEKMPQQISFKDIGAFPLVNFTEEFPGFNHAVQAKMHGAGLNISSIFESANVGTLKRVIEAGLGWGFLPAHSIKKQVRSGRLNRVYVKDLHYEIDLMFYYKKNSENKALVEVFYQTMSQQEKG; via the coding sequence GTGAAGAACCTTTATCAGCTAACCACGTTTGTTACGGTGATCAGTGAAGGAAGCATGACAGCCGCGGCGGACAAGCTTTATCTGACTCAGCCCGCAGTTTCGCAGCAGATTCGCAATCTAGAGGAAGATCTAGGCGTGGAGCTTTTAGTGCGCGGAGTTCGGCAGATCAAAGCGACTCCGCAGGGTGAAGTTCTTTATGAGTATGCCAAGAAGATTATCAATCTGACTCAACAAGCTGAAATTGCCATCAAGTCGATCGGCGCGCACATGAAGGGGCAGTTGCGTATTGGAACACTGAACTCGCTGGGTTTGCACTTGATGAGCCCTATTGTCGGACGTCTGATGCGGCACAATCCAGACTTGATGTTGAAGGTGGACTACGATCGCGGTGAAGAGCTGATTAAAAGCTACAAGAAGGGGCAGTACGACATCTTGATTCTGCCTGACGTGAAGACCGAGTTTAATGCGGAACTAGAAAACAGTGAGCAAAAATTCGTGGCCAAAGAAGAGATGTGGTTGGTGGGTTCAAGTAAAGACGAAAAAATGCCCCAACAAATCAGTTTCAAAGATATCGGTGCATTTCCACTTGTGAACTTCACCGAAGAGTTTCCTGGCTTTAACCACGCGGTCCAAGCCAAAATGCACGGGGCGGGACTGAATATTTCGTCGATTTTTGAGTCAGCCAACGTCGGAACTTTGAAACGAGTTATCGAAGCGGGACTGGGTTGGGGGTTTTTGCCAGCCCACTCGATCAAGAAGCAGGTGCGCTCAGGAAGGCTCAACCGAGTTTACGTCAAAGACCTTCATTACGAGATTGACCTCATGTTCTATTATAAAAAGAACTCCGAGAACAAGGCTTTGGTCGAGGTATTTTACCAGACAATGTCTCAACAAGAAAAAGGCTAG
- a CDS encoding pitrilysin family protein produces the protein MKRISLVITLPLICSALLACSTSAKKEGPKPGTGYVQKGNGSFKLQPYKEVTLENGLKIIYIHDASLPRVSFTLLLKTGNMQETASKAGLNALTAYMLEQGTQTRDALKIADDFGQLGAGMDVSPGYDVTTLYSDSLITSSGTLLELFADVAMNPAFKDAEINRIRSQMLANLQKKIDNPSAFADDKMDQFLYGNHPYSRDVNGTPEALRGITKQDIIKHYLTFYRPNNASLAVVGSFNADFEKAVQDVFAKWTKRTIPEVATEAAPAIEGLKVKLIVKKGLQQTQIRVAQLGIDRKNEDYLRLRLSNESLGGGFASRLNQKVRDDLGLTYSIYSFFDVRKDRGSFEISTFTKNETAGKTLEETLKVVSDYVTGGAQEPEVAAARNQLIGQFPRAIETADRLAYNLLSLDFYGIPVDYLTDFNKNVGKIKVSDSNAAIQRALGAGGFKVLVYGDEKIISQFEKYKPEIQKLVP, from the coding sequence ATGAAACGCATCTCATTAGTTATCACTCTTCCTCTGATTTGTTCCGCGCTGCTAGCATGCTCGACGTCTGCAAAAAAAGAGGGTCCTAAGCCCGGCACAGGTTACGTGCAAAAAGGCAATGGCTCTTTCAAGCTACAACCTTATAAAGAAGTGACGCTGGAAAACGGTCTTAAGATTATTTATATCCATGACGCCTCTTTGCCGCGAGTCAGTTTTACCTTGCTGTTGAAAACCGGAAATATGCAGGAAACCGCATCCAAAGCGGGGTTGAATGCTTTGACGGCTTATATGCTTGAACAGGGAACCCAGACGCGTGATGCCCTGAAAATTGCTGATGACTTCGGTCAATTAGGTGCAGGCATGGACGTGTCACCAGGATATGATGTCACGACACTTTATTCGGACTCTTTGATCACGAGTTCGGGCACTTTGCTAGAGCTCTTCGCTGACGTGGCGATGAATCCGGCTTTTAAAGACGCTGAAATCAACCGCATTCGTTCACAAATGCTGGCGAATCTGCAAAAGAAAATCGACAACCCTTCGGCCTTCGCGGATGACAAGATGGATCAGTTCCTTTACGGAAATCATCCGTATTCGCGCGACGTCAATGGAACTCCTGAGGCTCTTCGCGGTATCACTAAGCAAGATATTATCAAACACTATCTGACGTTCTATCGTCCTAATAATGCCTCATTGGCTGTTGTGGGAAGCTTCAACGCAGATTTTGAAAAAGCCGTGCAAGATGTTTTTGCAAAGTGGACGAAGCGAACCATCCCTGAGGTGGCGACAGAGGCTGCGCCGGCCATTGAGGGTCTGAAAGTGAAGTTGATCGTCAAGAAGGGCTTGCAGCAGACGCAGATCCGCGTGGCGCAACTGGGAATCGACCGTAAAAATGAAGACTACTTGCGCTTGCGTTTAAGCAATGAATCTTTGGGCGGAGGTTTTGCCAGCCGCTTGAATCAGAAAGTGCGCGATGATCTGGGATTGACGTATTCCATCTATTCGTTCTTTGACGTGCGAAAAGATCGCGGCAGTTTTGAGATTTCAACCTTCACGAAAAATGAAACGGCGGGGAAGACGCTGGAAGAAACTTTGAAAGTTGTCAGTGATTATGTGACTGGAGGAGCGCAAGAACCCGAGGTTGCGGCAGCCCGTAACCAATTGATTGGTCAGTTCCCAAGAGCTATCGAAACGGCTGATCGTCTGGCTTATAATCTTCTGTCTTTGGACTTTTACGGAATCCCGGTGGATTACCTGACGGACTTCAATAAGAATGTTGGTAAAATCAAGGTGAGCGATTCCAATGCGGCGATACAGAGGGCTTTGGGGGCGGGGGGATTTAAGGTTTTGGTTTATGGGGATGAGAAGATTATTTCGCAATTCGAAAAATACAAACCCGAAATCCAAAAACTGGTCCCTTAA
- a CDS encoding pitrilysin family protein yields the protein MTRFSTLLLGLLMSSTVFAVDPMPNQKPEIKEPLGAIKGWATQNDLKISLPVTKFVLENGLTVLLLEDHAVPMVSYHTWYRVGSRDEYPGVTGAAHMLEHMMFKGAKKYDGKSFDRIFHENGITNNAFTTNDYTGFYENLPSSKLELVMDMEVDRMSSLLINPEDLKSEKEVVAEERRWRVDNNPMGLLRELMMGTLFKVHPYKWPVIGYMKDIAAYDSEKLRFFYNTYYVPNNAVLVIVGDFKTSKVKSLIEKYYGKLPKKPLPEAKKIEEPPQKVQQNATLKKDVQNSSFVVAFRSPRQGEPDMYALDLAANILGYGTSSRLHKRLVYQKQIATSAYAYNYAMKDAGIMGFGVSLKPGQGTQEALDTVYNEIWKLRNQKVSDKELEKAKTQVMKDLVDGLKTMDGKARSLAVNEIVTGSYESLFTDLEKYQAVTAEDIQKAATKYTQQTQRSIITLEPKAKKE from the coding sequence ATGACACGTTTTTCGACCTTGCTCTTGGGACTTCTTATGTCATCCACAGTCTTTGCTGTGGACCCAATGCCAAATCAAAAGCCGGAAATCAAAGAACCTTTGGGAGCCATCAAAGGTTGGGCGACACAAAATGATCTGAAGATTTCTTTGCCCGTAACGAAATTTGTTTTGGAAAATGGACTGACCGTCCTGCTCTTAGAGGATCATGCAGTTCCGATGGTGAGCTACCATACTTGGTATAGAGTCGGCTCCCGCGACGAGTACCCCGGTGTTACGGGGGCTGCGCATATGCTTGAGCACATGATGTTTAAGGGCGCAAAAAAATACGACGGCAAATCTTTCGATCGAATTTTTCATGAAAATGGTATTACAAATAATGCCTTTACGACAAATGACTACACAGGTTTTTACGAAAATCTGCCAAGCTCCAAGTTAGAACTGGTCATGGATATGGAAGTAGACCGCATGAGTTCGCTTCTTATCAATCCGGAAGACTTAAAGAGTGAAAAAGAAGTGGTGGCGGAAGAACGCCGTTGGCGAGTAGACAACAATCCCATGGGTCTTTTGCGGGAACTCATGATGGGAACTCTTTTTAAAGTGCATCCCTACAAGTGGCCGGTGATTGGCTACATGAAAGACATTGCCGCATACGATTCGGAAAAGCTTCGTTTTTTCTATAATACTTATTACGTTCCCAATAACGCCGTGTTGGTTATCGTCGGCGACTTCAAAACCTCCAAAGTTAAAAGTCTGATTGAAAAGTATTACGGCAAGTTGCCCAAGAAGCCTTTACCTGAAGCAAAAAAAATAGAAGAACCGCCGCAGAAAGTTCAGCAAAACGCCACCCTCAAAAAAGATGTTCAGAACAGCTCTTTTGTTGTGGCTTTCCGCAGTCCACGGCAGGGCGAACCTGATATGTACGCTTTGGATTTGGCGGCAAATATTTTAGGATATGGTACTTCCAGCCGCTTGCATAAGCGCCTAGTTTATCAAAAACAAATCGCGACTTCAGCATATGCTTATAACTACGCGATGAAAGACGCCGGTATTATGGGTTTCGGCGTCAGCTTAAAACCGGGTCAGGGCACGCAAGAAGCCTTGGACACCGTGTACAATGAAATTTGGAAACTTCGCAATCAAAAGGTCAGTGACAAGGAACTTGAAAAAGCTAAAACGCAGGTCATGAAGGATCTTGTTGATGGGCTAAAAACCATGGACGGCAAAGCGCGTTCTTTAGCGGTGAATGAAATCGTGACTGGTTCTTATGAAAGTCTTTTCACTGATCTGGAAAAGTACCAGGCCGTCACGGCGGAAGATATTCAGAAAGCCGCGACGAAGTACACACAACAAACTCAGCGCTCGATCATCACTTTAGAACCTAAGGCGAAAAAGGAATAA